One window of Macrococcus sp. 19Msa1099 genomic DNA carries:
- the hemW gene encoding radical SAM family heme chaperone HemW, producing the protein MRSLYIHIPFCNRICTYCDFNKFLIKNQPVDEYLDCLIKELSSIDERDLLTVFIGGGTPTALNEGQLERLLSYIEQSFTIHEEFTMEANPDELTRNKIALMKQYGVNRLSLGVQTFDNDLLKSLGRTHQEQDIFNAVNAANELGIESISLDLMYHLPTQTLEQCRRDLALATSLDIHHISSYSLILEPKTQFYNMYKKGMLQLPDEQLAAEMYTLTMNTLRDRGFHQYEISNYAKGHHESIHNKVYWQNKEYYGAGAGSHGYIDGVRYYNIAPVPHYIKAMHKGNAVKERIPVTVDAAMEEFMFLGLRLNDGISKNEFLARYKTSYDNVFKDVTTKLVNEGYLIETDDRISLTALGRMRGNDVFEKFLLTV; encoded by the coding sequence TTTTGTAATCGTATATGCACGTACTGTGATTTTAATAAGTTCCTCATTAAAAATCAGCCAGTAGATGAATATCTGGACTGTTTAATCAAAGAGCTTTCATCCATTGATGAACGCGATTTGCTAACGGTATTTATTGGTGGAGGTACACCTACAGCGCTGAATGAAGGACAACTTGAACGATTGCTCAGTTATATTGAACAGTCATTTACGATACATGAAGAATTTACGATGGAAGCAAATCCTGATGAATTGACGCGTAACAAGATTGCATTAATGAAGCAGTACGGTGTCAACCGTCTATCACTCGGTGTACAGACGTTTGATAATGATCTATTAAAGTCGCTTGGCAGAACACATCAAGAACAAGATATATTTAACGCGGTGAACGCCGCAAACGAGCTGGGTATAGAATCTATCAGTCTCGACTTAATGTATCATTTACCGACACAGACATTAGAGCAATGTCGTCGTGATCTAGCACTTGCGACATCACTGGATATACACCATATTTCAAGTTACTCCCTAATATTAGAGCCGAAGACACAGTTTTATAATATGTATAAAAAGGGCATGCTTCAGCTGCCGGATGAACAGCTCGCTGCAGAGATGTATACGCTCACGATGAATACTTTAAGAGATCGTGGCTTTCATCAATATGAAATCTCTAATTACGCTAAAGGACACCATGAATCAATACACAATAAAGTATACTGGCAGAATAAAGAATATTATGGTGCCGGTGCTGGAAGTCATGGGTATATCGACGGAGTACGCTATTATAACATTGCACCTGTTCCACACTATATTAAGGCGATGCATAAAGGAAATGCGGTTAAAGAACGTATACCTGTCACAGTTGATGCTGCGATGGAGGAGTTTATGTTTTTAGGGTTAAGGTTGAATGATGGCATCAGCAAGAATGAATTTCTTGCGCGATATAAAACGTCGTATGATAATGTGTTTAAAGATGTCACGACCAAGCTCGTAAATGAAGGGTATTTAATTGAAACAGATGACCGAATCTCTTTAACAGCACTTGGAAGAATGCGTGGGAATGATGTATTTGAGAAGTTTCTACTTACTGTTTAG